Proteins encoded together in one Mus musculus strain C57BL/6J chromosome 16, GRCm38.p6 C57BL/6J window:
- the Aifm3 gene encoding apoptosis-inducing factor 3 isoform X5, whose amino-acid sequence MGGCFSKPKPVELKIEVVLPEKERGKEELSASGKGSPRGYQGNGTARHFHAEERLPTPQPYPSPQDCVEATVCHVKDLENGQMREVELGWGKVLLVKDNGEFHALGHKCPHYGAPLVKGVLSRGRVRCPWHGACFNISTGDLEDFPGLDSLHKFQVKIEKEKVTIRASKQALQLQRRTKVMAKCISPSAGHSSSTNVLIVGAGAAGLVCAETLRQEGFSDRIVLCTLDRHLPYDRAKLSKSLDAQPEQLALRPKEFFRAYGIEMLTEAQVVTVDVRNKKVVFKDGFKLEYSKLLLAPGSSPKTLTCKGKDVENVFTIRTPEDANRVLRLARGRNAVVVGAGFLGMEVAAYLTEKAHSVSVVELEETPFRRFLGERVGRALMKMFENNRVKFYMQTEVSELRAQEGKLQEVVLKSSKVLRADVCVLGIGAVPATGFLRQSGIGLDSRGFIPVNKMMQTNVPGVFAAGDAVTFPLAWRNNRKVNIPHWQMAHAQGRVAAQNMLAQEAEINTVPYLWTAMFGKSLRYAVHMGALPQATEKASMMSSFRGIWRS is encoded by the exons TGGAGCTCAAGATTGAAGTGGTGCTGCCAGAGAAAGAGCGGGGCAAGGAGGAGCTGTCAGCCAGCGGAAAGGGCAGCCCCCGGGGTTACCAGGGCAACGGCACAGCACGCCACTTCCATGCTGAAGAGCGGCTGCCCACCCCACAACCCtatcccagccctcaggactGTGTGGAGGCTACTGTCTGCCATGTCAAGGACCTCGAGAATGGCCA GATGCGGGAAGTGGAGCTGGGCTGGGGAAAGGTGTTGCTGGTGAAGGACAATGGGGAATTCCATGCCCTGGGCCATAAGTGTCCTCACTATGGAGCGCCCCTGGTGAAAG GTGTACTGTCCCGGGGACGTGTGCGCTGCCCCTGGCATGGTGCCTGCTTCAACATTAGTACTGGGGACCTAGAGGACTTCCCAGGCCTGGACAGCCTGCATAAGTTCCAG GTGAAGATTGAGAAGGAGAAGGTGACCATTCGGGCAAGCAAGCAG GCCCTGCAGCTACAGCGGAGGACAAAGGTGATGGCCAAGTGTATCTCTCCAAGTGCTGGCCACAGCAGTAGCACCAACGTGCTCATAGTGGGTGCAG GTGCTGCTGGCCTAGTGTGTGCAgaaacactgaggcaggagggcttCTCAGACCGGATTGTCCTTTGCACACTGGATCGACATCTGCCCTATGACCGGGCCAAGCTCAGCAAG TCCCTGGATGCACAACCCGAACAGCTGGCCCTGAGACCCAAGGAATTCTTCCGGGCCTATGGCATTGAGATGCTCACTGAGGCTCAG GTAGTCACAGTGGACGTGAGAAATAAGAAGGTTGTGTTCAAGGATGGCTTCAAGCTAGAGTACAGCAAGCTGCTGCTGGCACCAGGAAGTAG CCCTAAGACCCTGACCTGCAAAGGGAAAGATGTAGAGAATGTGTTCACCATTCGCACGCCCGAGGATGCCAACCGCGTGCTGCGGCTCGCCCGGGGCCGCAATGCTGTTGTTGTGGGAGCAGGCTTTCTGG GAATGGAGGTTGCTGCTTATCTGACTGAGAAAGCCCACTCAGTATCCGTGGTAGAGCTGGAGGAGACACCCTTCCGGAGGTTCCTGGGGGAACGTGTTGGTCGTGCACTTATGAAG ATGTTTGAAAACAACCGGGTGAAGTTCTATATGCAGACAGAGGTGTCAGAGTTGCGGGCTCAAGAGGGCAAG cTGCAGGAGGTGGTGCTGAAGAGCAGCAAAGTCCTGCGAGCAGATGTCTGCGTGTTAGGCATTG GTGCGGTGCCTGCCACAGGCTTCCTGAGGCAGAGTGGCATTGGTCTGGATTCCCGAGGTTTCATCCCAGTCAACAAG ATGATGCAGACCAACGTCCCAGGAGTGTTTGCTGCAGGTGATGCTGTCACCTTTCCTCTTGCCTGGAGGAACAATCGGAAAGTGAACATCCCACACTGGCAGATGGCTCACGCCCAGG GGCGGGTAGCAGCTCAGAACATGCTGGCACAGGAGGCTGAGATCAACACGGTACCCTATCTGTGGACTGCCATGTTCGGCAAAAGCCTTCGCTATGCTG TTCACATGGGCGCCCTCCCACAGGCTACGGAGAAGGCTTCGATGATGTCATCATTCAGGGGGATCTGGAGGAGCTGA
- the Aifm3 gene encoding apoptosis-inducing factor 3 isoform X2, which produces MGGCFSKPKPVELKIEVVLPEKERGKEELSASGKGSPRGYQGNGTARHFHAEERLPTPQPYPSPQDCVEATVCHVKDLENGQMREVELGWGKVLLVKDNGEFHALGHKCPHYGAPLVKGVLSRGRVRCPWHGACFNISTGDLEDFPGLDSLHKFQVKIEKEKVTIRASKQALQLQRRTKVMAKCISPSAGHSSSTNVLIVGAGAAGLVCAETLRQEGFSDRIVLCTLDRHLPYDRAKLSKSLDAQPEQLALRPKEFFRAYGIEMLTEAQVVTVDVRNKKVVFKDGFKLEYSKLLLAPGSSPKTLTCKGKDVENVFTIRTPEDANRVLRLARGRNAVVVGAGFLGMEVAAYLTEKAHSVSVVELEETPFRRFLGERVGRALMKMFENNRVKFYMQTEVSELRAQEGKLQEVVLKSSKVLRADVCVLGIGAVPATGFLRQSGIGLDSRGFIPVNKMMQTNVPGVFAAGDAVTFPLAWRNNRKVNIPHWQMAHAQGRVAAQNMLAQEAEINTVPYLWTAMFGKSLRYAGYGEGFDDVIIQGDLEELKFVAFYTKSDEVIAVASMNYDPIVSKVAEVLASGRAIRKREVELFMLHSKTGDMSWLTGKGS; this is translated from the exons TGGAGCTCAAGATTGAAGTGGTGCTGCCAGAGAAAGAGCGGGGCAAGGAGGAGCTGTCAGCCAGCGGAAAGGGCAGCCCCCGGGGTTACCAGGGCAACGGCACAGCACGCCACTTCCATGCTGAAGAGCGGCTGCCCACCCCACAACCCtatcccagccctcaggactGTGTGGAGGCTACTGTCTGCCATGTCAAGGACCTCGAGAATGGCCA GATGCGGGAAGTGGAGCTGGGCTGGGGAAAGGTGTTGCTGGTGAAGGACAATGGGGAATTCCATGCCCTGGGCCATAAGTGTCCTCACTATGGAGCGCCCCTGGTGAAAG GTGTACTGTCCCGGGGACGTGTGCGCTGCCCCTGGCATGGTGCCTGCTTCAACATTAGTACTGGGGACCTAGAGGACTTCCCAGGCCTGGACAGCCTGCATAAGTTCCAG GTGAAGATTGAGAAGGAGAAGGTGACCATTCGGGCAAGCAAGCAG GCCCTGCAGCTACAGCGGAGGACAAAGGTGATGGCCAAGTGTATCTCTCCAAGTGCTGGCCACAGCAGTAGCACCAACGTGCTCATAGTGGGTGCAG GTGCTGCTGGCCTAGTGTGTGCAgaaacactgaggcaggagggcttCTCAGACCGGATTGTCCTTTGCACACTGGATCGACATCTGCCCTATGACCGGGCCAAGCTCAGCAAG TCCCTGGATGCACAACCCGAACAGCTGGCCCTGAGACCCAAGGAATTCTTCCGGGCCTATGGCATTGAGATGCTCACTGAGGCTCAG GTAGTCACAGTGGACGTGAGAAATAAGAAGGTTGTGTTCAAGGATGGCTTCAAGCTAGAGTACAGCAAGCTGCTGCTGGCACCAGGAAGTAG CCCTAAGACCCTGACCTGCAAAGGGAAAGATGTAGAGAATGTGTTCACCATTCGCACGCCCGAGGATGCCAACCGCGTGCTGCGGCTCGCCCGGGGCCGCAATGCTGTTGTTGTGGGAGCAGGCTTTCTGG GAATGGAGGTTGCTGCTTATCTGACTGAGAAAGCCCACTCAGTATCCGTGGTAGAGCTGGAGGAGACACCCTTCCGGAGGTTCCTGGGGGAACGTGTTGGTCGTGCACTTATGAAG ATGTTTGAAAACAACCGGGTGAAGTTCTATATGCAGACAGAGGTGTCAGAGTTGCGGGCTCAAGAGGGCAAG cTGCAGGAGGTGGTGCTGAAGAGCAGCAAAGTCCTGCGAGCAGATGTCTGCGTGTTAGGCATTG GTGCGGTGCCTGCCACAGGCTTCCTGAGGCAGAGTGGCATTGGTCTGGATTCCCGAGGTTTCATCCCAGTCAACAAG ATGATGCAGACCAACGTCCCAGGAGTGTTTGCTGCAGGTGATGCTGTCACCTTTCCTCTTGCCTGGAGGAACAATCGGAAAGTGAACATCCCACACTGGCAGATGGCTCACGCCCAGG GGCGGGTAGCAGCTCAGAACATGCTGGCACAGGAGGCTGAGATCAACACGGTACCCTATCTGTGGACTGCCATGTTCGGCAAAAGCCTTCGCTATGCTG GCTACGGAGAAGGCTTCGATGATGTCATCATTCAGGGGGATCTGGAGGAGCTGAAGTTTGTGGCTTTTTATACCAA AAGTGACGAAGTGATTGCTGTGGCCAGCATGAACTACGATCCCATCGTATCCAAGGTGGCTGAGGTGCTAGCCTCAGGTCGAGCCATCCGGAAGCGGGAGGTGGA GTTGTTTATGCTACACAGCAA AACCGGTGACATGTCTTGGCTCACAGGAAAAGGATCCTGA
- the Aifm3 gene encoding apoptosis-inducing factor 3 isoform X1, producing MGGCFSKPKPVELKIEVVLPEKERGKEELSASGKGSPRGYQGNGTARHFHAEERLPTPQPYPSPQDCVEATVCHVKDLENGQMREVELGWGKVLLVKDNGEFHALGHKCPHYGAPLVKGVLSRGRVRCPWHGACFNISTGDLEDFPGLDSLHKFQVKIEKEKVTIRASKQALQLQRRTKVMAKCISPSAGHSSSTNVLIVGAGAAGLVCAETLRQEGFSDRIVLCTLDRHLPYDRAKLSKSLDAQPEQLALRPKEFFRAYGIEMLTEAQVVTVDVRNKKVVFKDGFKLEYSKLLLAPGSSPKTLTCKGKDVENVFTIRTPEDANRVLRLARGRNAVVVGAGFLGMEVAAYLTEKAHSVSVVELEETPFRRFLGERVGRALMKMFENNRVKFYMQTEVSELRAQEGKLQEVVLKSSKVLRADVCVLGIGAVPATGFLRQSGIGLDSRGFIPVNKMMQTNVPGVFAAGDAVTFPLAWRNNRKVNIPHWQMAHAQGRVAAQNMLAQEAEINTVPYLWTAMFGKSLRYAGYGEGFDDVIIQGDLEELKFVAFYTKSDEVIAVASMNYDPIVSKVAEVLASGRAIRKREVELFMLHSKYVHCFLLTVLSLSSPAQ from the exons TGGAGCTCAAGATTGAAGTGGTGCTGCCAGAGAAAGAGCGGGGCAAGGAGGAGCTGTCAGCCAGCGGAAAGGGCAGCCCCCGGGGTTACCAGGGCAACGGCACAGCACGCCACTTCCATGCTGAAGAGCGGCTGCCCACCCCACAACCCtatcccagccctcaggactGTGTGGAGGCTACTGTCTGCCATGTCAAGGACCTCGAGAATGGCCA GATGCGGGAAGTGGAGCTGGGCTGGGGAAAGGTGTTGCTGGTGAAGGACAATGGGGAATTCCATGCCCTGGGCCATAAGTGTCCTCACTATGGAGCGCCCCTGGTGAAAG GTGTACTGTCCCGGGGACGTGTGCGCTGCCCCTGGCATGGTGCCTGCTTCAACATTAGTACTGGGGACCTAGAGGACTTCCCAGGCCTGGACAGCCTGCATAAGTTCCAG GTGAAGATTGAGAAGGAGAAGGTGACCATTCGGGCAAGCAAGCAG GCCCTGCAGCTACAGCGGAGGACAAAGGTGATGGCCAAGTGTATCTCTCCAAGTGCTGGCCACAGCAGTAGCACCAACGTGCTCATAGTGGGTGCAG GTGCTGCTGGCCTAGTGTGTGCAgaaacactgaggcaggagggcttCTCAGACCGGATTGTCCTTTGCACACTGGATCGACATCTGCCCTATGACCGGGCCAAGCTCAGCAAG TCCCTGGATGCACAACCCGAACAGCTGGCCCTGAGACCCAAGGAATTCTTCCGGGCCTATGGCATTGAGATGCTCACTGAGGCTCAG GTAGTCACAGTGGACGTGAGAAATAAGAAGGTTGTGTTCAAGGATGGCTTCAAGCTAGAGTACAGCAAGCTGCTGCTGGCACCAGGAAGTAG CCCTAAGACCCTGACCTGCAAAGGGAAAGATGTAGAGAATGTGTTCACCATTCGCACGCCCGAGGATGCCAACCGCGTGCTGCGGCTCGCCCGGGGCCGCAATGCTGTTGTTGTGGGAGCAGGCTTTCTGG GAATGGAGGTTGCTGCTTATCTGACTGAGAAAGCCCACTCAGTATCCGTGGTAGAGCTGGAGGAGACACCCTTCCGGAGGTTCCTGGGGGAACGTGTTGGTCGTGCACTTATGAAG ATGTTTGAAAACAACCGGGTGAAGTTCTATATGCAGACAGAGGTGTCAGAGTTGCGGGCTCAAGAGGGCAAG cTGCAGGAGGTGGTGCTGAAGAGCAGCAAAGTCCTGCGAGCAGATGTCTGCGTGTTAGGCATTG GTGCGGTGCCTGCCACAGGCTTCCTGAGGCAGAGTGGCATTGGTCTGGATTCCCGAGGTTTCATCCCAGTCAACAAG ATGATGCAGACCAACGTCCCAGGAGTGTTTGCTGCAGGTGATGCTGTCACCTTTCCTCTTGCCTGGAGGAACAATCGGAAAGTGAACATCCCACACTGGCAGATGGCTCACGCCCAGG GGCGGGTAGCAGCTCAGAACATGCTGGCACAGGAGGCTGAGATCAACACGGTACCCTATCTGTGGACTGCCATGTTCGGCAAAAGCCTTCGCTATGCTG GCTACGGAGAAGGCTTCGATGATGTCATCATTCAGGGGGATCTGGAGGAGCTGAAGTTTGTGGCTTTTTATACCAA AAGTGACGAAGTGATTGCTGTGGCCAGCATGAACTACGATCCCATCGTATCCAAGGTGGCTGAGGTGCTAGCCTCAGGTCGAGCCATCCGGAAGCGGGAGGTGGA GTTGTTTATGCTACACAGCAAGTACGTGCATTGTTTCTTGTTGACTGTTCTCAGCCTTTCTTCCCCAGCCCAATGA
- the Aifm3 gene encoding apoptosis-inducing factor 3 isoform X4 — MGGCFSKPKPVELKIEVVLPEKERGKEELSASGKGSPRGYQGNGTARHFHAEERLPTPQPYPSPQDCVEATVCHVKDLENGQMREVELGWGKVLLVKDNGEFHALGHKCPHYGAPLVKGVLSRGRVRCPWHGACFNISTGDLEDFPGLDSLHKFQVKIEKEKVTIRASKQALQLQRRTKVMAKCISPSAGHSSSTNVLIVGAGAAGLVCAETLRQEGFSDRIVLCTLDRHLPYDRAKLSKSLDAQPEQLALRPKEFFRAYGIEMLTEAQVVTVDVRNKKVVFKDGFKLEYSKLLLAPGSSPKTLTCKGKDVENVFTIRTPEDANRVLRLARGRNAVVVGAGFLGMEVAAYLTEKAHSVSVVELEETPFRRFLGERVGRALMKMFENNRVKFYMQTEVSELRAQEGKLQEVVLKSSKVLRADVCVLGIGAVPATGFLRQSGIGLDSRGFIPVNKMMQTNVPGVFAAGDAVTFPLAWRNNRKVNIPHWQMAHAQGRVAAQNMLAQEAEINTVPYLWTAMFGKSLRYAEPVTCLGSQEKDPELSCGGLGQASGVPRSETKSWGKCQLQFPRIPHCGI; from the exons TGGAGCTCAAGATTGAAGTGGTGCTGCCAGAGAAAGAGCGGGGCAAGGAGGAGCTGTCAGCCAGCGGAAAGGGCAGCCCCCGGGGTTACCAGGGCAACGGCACAGCACGCCACTTCCATGCTGAAGAGCGGCTGCCCACCCCACAACCCtatcccagccctcaggactGTGTGGAGGCTACTGTCTGCCATGTCAAGGACCTCGAGAATGGCCA GATGCGGGAAGTGGAGCTGGGCTGGGGAAAGGTGTTGCTGGTGAAGGACAATGGGGAATTCCATGCCCTGGGCCATAAGTGTCCTCACTATGGAGCGCCCCTGGTGAAAG GTGTACTGTCCCGGGGACGTGTGCGCTGCCCCTGGCATGGTGCCTGCTTCAACATTAGTACTGGGGACCTAGAGGACTTCCCAGGCCTGGACAGCCTGCATAAGTTCCAG GTGAAGATTGAGAAGGAGAAGGTGACCATTCGGGCAAGCAAGCAG GCCCTGCAGCTACAGCGGAGGACAAAGGTGATGGCCAAGTGTATCTCTCCAAGTGCTGGCCACAGCAGTAGCACCAACGTGCTCATAGTGGGTGCAG GTGCTGCTGGCCTAGTGTGTGCAgaaacactgaggcaggagggcttCTCAGACCGGATTGTCCTTTGCACACTGGATCGACATCTGCCCTATGACCGGGCCAAGCTCAGCAAG TCCCTGGATGCACAACCCGAACAGCTGGCCCTGAGACCCAAGGAATTCTTCCGGGCCTATGGCATTGAGATGCTCACTGAGGCTCAG GTAGTCACAGTGGACGTGAGAAATAAGAAGGTTGTGTTCAAGGATGGCTTCAAGCTAGAGTACAGCAAGCTGCTGCTGGCACCAGGAAGTAG CCCTAAGACCCTGACCTGCAAAGGGAAAGATGTAGAGAATGTGTTCACCATTCGCACGCCCGAGGATGCCAACCGCGTGCTGCGGCTCGCCCGGGGCCGCAATGCTGTTGTTGTGGGAGCAGGCTTTCTGG GAATGGAGGTTGCTGCTTATCTGACTGAGAAAGCCCACTCAGTATCCGTGGTAGAGCTGGAGGAGACACCCTTCCGGAGGTTCCTGGGGGAACGTGTTGGTCGTGCACTTATGAAG ATGTTTGAAAACAACCGGGTGAAGTTCTATATGCAGACAGAGGTGTCAGAGTTGCGGGCTCAAGAGGGCAAG cTGCAGGAGGTGGTGCTGAAGAGCAGCAAAGTCCTGCGAGCAGATGTCTGCGTGTTAGGCATTG GTGCGGTGCCTGCCACAGGCTTCCTGAGGCAGAGTGGCATTGGTCTGGATTCCCGAGGTTTCATCCCAGTCAACAAG ATGATGCAGACCAACGTCCCAGGAGTGTTTGCTGCAGGTGATGCTGTCACCTTTCCTCTTGCCTGGAGGAACAATCGGAAAGTGAACATCCCACACTGGCAGATGGCTCACGCCCAGG GGCGGGTAGCAGCTCAGAACATGCTGGCACAGGAGGCTGAGATCAACACGGTACCCTATCTGTGGACTGCCATGTTCGGCAAAAGCCTTCGCTATGCTG AACCGGTGACATGTCTTGGCTCACAGGAAAAGGATCCTGAGCTCTCCTGTGGTGGACTTGGGCAGGCCTCTGGGGTACCAAGGTCAGAGACCAAGTCCTGGGGCAAGTGCCAACTCCAATTTCCCAGGATCCCTCACTGTGGAATCTGA
- the Aifm3 gene encoding apoptosis-inducing factor 3 isoform X3, which yields MGGCFSKPKPVELKIEVVLPEKERGKEELSASGKGSPRGYQGNGTARHFHAEERLPTPQPYPSPQDCVEATVCHVKDLENGQMREVELGWGKVLLVKDNGEFHALGHKCPHYGAPLVKGVLSRGRVRCPWHGACFNISTGDLEDFPGLDSLHKFQALQLQRRTKVMAKCISPSAGHSSSTNVLIVGAGAAGLVCAETLRQEGFSDRIVLCTLDRHLPYDRAKLSKSLDAQPEQLALRPKEFFRAYGIEMLTEAQVVTVDVRNKKVVFKDGFKLEYSKLLLAPGSSPKTLTCKGKDVENVFTIRTPEDANRVLRLARGRNAVVVGAGFLGMEVAAYLTEKAHSVSVVELEETPFRRFLGERVGRALMKMFENNRVKFYMQTEVSELRAQEGKLQEVVLKSSKVLRADVCVLGIGAVPATGFLRQSGIGLDSRGFIPVNKMMQTNVPGVFAAGDAVTFPLAWRNNRKVNIPHWQMAHAQGRVAAQNMLAQEAEINTVPYLWTAMFGKSLRYAGYGEGFDDVIIQGDLEELKFVAFYTKSDEVIAVASMNYDPIVSKVAEVLASGRAIRKREVELFMLHSKYVHCFLLTVLSLSSPAQ from the exons TGGAGCTCAAGATTGAAGTGGTGCTGCCAGAGAAAGAGCGGGGCAAGGAGGAGCTGTCAGCCAGCGGAAAGGGCAGCCCCCGGGGTTACCAGGGCAACGGCACAGCACGCCACTTCCATGCTGAAGAGCGGCTGCCCACCCCACAACCCtatcccagccctcaggactGTGTGGAGGCTACTGTCTGCCATGTCAAGGACCTCGAGAATGGCCA GATGCGGGAAGTGGAGCTGGGCTGGGGAAAGGTGTTGCTGGTGAAGGACAATGGGGAATTCCATGCCCTGGGCCATAAGTGTCCTCACTATGGAGCGCCCCTGGTGAAAG GTGTACTGTCCCGGGGACGTGTGCGCTGCCCCTGGCATGGTGCCTGCTTCAACATTAGTACTGGGGACCTAGAGGACTTCCCAGGCCTGGACAGCCTGCATAAGTTCCAG GCCCTGCAGCTACAGCGGAGGACAAAGGTGATGGCCAAGTGTATCTCTCCAAGTGCTGGCCACAGCAGTAGCACCAACGTGCTCATAGTGGGTGCAG GTGCTGCTGGCCTAGTGTGTGCAgaaacactgaggcaggagggcttCTCAGACCGGATTGTCCTTTGCACACTGGATCGACATCTGCCCTATGACCGGGCCAAGCTCAGCAAG TCCCTGGATGCACAACCCGAACAGCTGGCCCTGAGACCCAAGGAATTCTTCCGGGCCTATGGCATTGAGATGCTCACTGAGGCTCAG GTAGTCACAGTGGACGTGAGAAATAAGAAGGTTGTGTTCAAGGATGGCTTCAAGCTAGAGTACAGCAAGCTGCTGCTGGCACCAGGAAGTAG CCCTAAGACCCTGACCTGCAAAGGGAAAGATGTAGAGAATGTGTTCACCATTCGCACGCCCGAGGATGCCAACCGCGTGCTGCGGCTCGCCCGGGGCCGCAATGCTGTTGTTGTGGGAGCAGGCTTTCTGG GAATGGAGGTTGCTGCTTATCTGACTGAGAAAGCCCACTCAGTATCCGTGGTAGAGCTGGAGGAGACACCCTTCCGGAGGTTCCTGGGGGAACGTGTTGGTCGTGCACTTATGAAG ATGTTTGAAAACAACCGGGTGAAGTTCTATATGCAGACAGAGGTGTCAGAGTTGCGGGCTCAAGAGGGCAAG cTGCAGGAGGTGGTGCTGAAGAGCAGCAAAGTCCTGCGAGCAGATGTCTGCGTGTTAGGCATTG GTGCGGTGCCTGCCACAGGCTTCCTGAGGCAGAGTGGCATTGGTCTGGATTCCCGAGGTTTCATCCCAGTCAACAAG ATGATGCAGACCAACGTCCCAGGAGTGTTTGCTGCAGGTGATGCTGTCACCTTTCCTCTTGCCTGGAGGAACAATCGGAAAGTGAACATCCCACACTGGCAGATGGCTCACGCCCAGG GGCGGGTAGCAGCTCAGAACATGCTGGCACAGGAGGCTGAGATCAACACGGTACCCTATCTGTGGACTGCCATGTTCGGCAAAAGCCTTCGCTATGCTG GCTACGGAGAAGGCTTCGATGATGTCATCATTCAGGGGGATCTGGAGGAGCTGAAGTTTGTGGCTTTTTATACCAA AAGTGACGAAGTGATTGCTGTGGCCAGCATGAACTACGATCCCATCGTATCCAAGGTGGCTGAGGTGCTAGCCTCAGGTCGAGCCATCCGGAAGCGGGAGGTGGA GTTGTTTATGCTACACAGCAAGTACGTGCATTGTTTCTTGTTGACTGTTCTCAGCCTTTCTTCCCCAGCCCAATGA
- the Aifm3 gene encoding apoptosis-inducing factor 3 isoform 2 (isoform 2 is encoded by transcript variant 2): MGGCFSKPKPVELKIEVVLPEKERGKEELSASGKGSPRGYQGNGTARHFHAEERLPTPQPYPSPQDCVEATVCHVKDLENGQMREVELGWGKVLLVKDNGEFHALGHKCPHYGAPLVKGVLSRGRVRCPWHGACFNISTGDLEDFPGLDSLHKFQVKIEKEKVTIRASKQALQLQRRTKVMAKCISPSAGHSSSTNVLIVGAGAAGLVCAETLRQEGFSDRIVLCTLDRHLPYDRAKLSKSLDAQPEQLALRPKEFFRAYGIEMLTEAQVVTVDVRNKKVVFKDGFKLEYSKLLLAPGSSPKTLTCKGKDVENVFTIRTPEDANRVLRLARGRNAVVVGAGFLGMEVAAYLTEKAHSVSVVELEETPFRRFLGERVGRALMKMFENNRVKFYMQTEVSELRAQEGKLQEVVLKSSKVLRADVCVLGIGAVPATGFLRQSGIGLDSRGFIPVNKMMQTNVPGVFAAGDAVTFPLAWRNNRKVNIPHWQMAHAQGRVAAQNMLAQEAEINTVPYLWTAMFGKSLRYAGYGEGFDDVIIQGDLEELKFVAFYTKSDEVIAVASMNYDPIVSKVAEVLASGRAIRKREVETGDMSWLTGKGS; the protein is encoded by the exons TGGAGCTCAAGATTGAAGTGGTGCTGCCAGAGAAAGAGCGGGGCAAGGAGGAGCTGTCAGCCAGCGGAAAGGGCAGCCCCCGGGGTTACCAGGGCAACGGCACAGCACGCCACTTCCATGCTGAAGAGCGGCTGCCCACCCCACAACCCtatcccagccctcaggactGTGTGGAGGCTACTGTCTGCCATGTCAAGGACCTCGAGAATGGCCA GATGCGGGAAGTGGAGCTGGGCTGGGGAAAGGTGTTGCTGGTGAAGGACAATGGGGAATTCCATGCCCTGGGCCATAAGTGTCCTCACTATGGAGCGCCCCTGGTGAAAG GTGTACTGTCCCGGGGACGTGTGCGCTGCCCCTGGCATGGTGCCTGCTTCAACATTAGTACTGGGGACCTAGAGGACTTCCCAGGCCTGGACAGCCTGCATAAGTTCCAG GTGAAGATTGAGAAGGAGAAGGTGACCATTCGGGCAAGCAAGCAG GCCCTGCAGCTACAGCGGAGGACAAAGGTGATGGCCAAGTGTATCTCTCCAAGTGCTGGCCACAGCAGTAGCACCAACGTGCTCATAGTGGGTGCAG GTGCTGCTGGCCTAGTGTGTGCAgaaacactgaggcaggagggcttCTCAGACCGGATTGTCCTTTGCACACTGGATCGACATCTGCCCTATGACCGGGCCAAGCTCAGCAAG TCCCTGGATGCACAACCCGAACAGCTGGCCCTGAGACCCAAGGAATTCTTCCGGGCCTATGGCATTGAGATGCTCACTGAGGCTCAG GTAGTCACAGTGGACGTGAGAAATAAGAAGGTTGTGTTCAAGGATGGCTTCAAGCTAGAGTACAGCAAGCTGCTGCTGGCACCAGGAAGTAG CCCTAAGACCCTGACCTGCAAAGGGAAAGATGTAGAGAATGTGTTCACCATTCGCACGCCCGAGGATGCCAACCGCGTGCTGCGGCTCGCCCGGGGCCGCAATGCTGTTGTTGTGGGAGCAGGCTTTCTGG GAATGGAGGTTGCTGCTTATCTGACTGAGAAAGCCCACTCAGTATCCGTGGTAGAGCTGGAGGAGACACCCTTCCGGAGGTTCCTGGGGGAACGTGTTGGTCGTGCACTTATGAAG ATGTTTGAAAACAACCGGGTGAAGTTCTATATGCAGACAGAGGTGTCAGAGTTGCGGGCTCAAGAGGGCAAG cTGCAGGAGGTGGTGCTGAAGAGCAGCAAAGTCCTGCGAGCAGATGTCTGCGTGTTAGGCATTG GTGCGGTGCCTGCCACAGGCTTCCTGAGGCAGAGTGGCATTGGTCTGGATTCCCGAGGTTTCATCCCAGTCAACAAG ATGATGCAGACCAACGTCCCAGGAGTGTTTGCTGCAGGTGATGCTGTCACCTTTCCTCTTGCCTGGAGGAACAATCGGAAAGTGAACATCCCACACTGGCAGATGGCTCACGCCCAGG GGCGGGTAGCAGCTCAGAACATGCTGGCACAGGAGGCTGAGATCAACACGGTACCCTATCTGTGGACTGCCATGTTCGGCAAAAGCCTTCGCTATGCTG GCTACGGAGAAGGCTTCGATGATGTCATCATTCAGGGGGATCTGGAGGAGCTGAAGTTTGTGGCTTTTTATACCAA AAGTGACGAAGTGATTGCTGTGGCCAGCATGAACTACGATCCCATCGTATCCAAGGTGGCTGAGGTGCTAGCCTCAGGTCGAGCCATCCGGAAGCGGGAGGTGGA AACCGGTGACATGTCTTGGCTCACAGGAAAAGGATCCTGA